A genomic stretch from Pontibacter liquoris includes:
- a CDS encoding DUF6141 family protein, translated as MEVLFRERQRFRQVWLWVIILGVAILIWTGFVYQVLLGGAFGNKPASDMQLAILAALIGVGLPYFFYKMSLTTEVYPGELQVRFWPFHLKPVTVPLHELREYEQVTYNPIGEYGGWGIRWTFNGKAYNVYGNRGVKLYFYNRKPLLIGSQRADELFKAITLARQKV; from the coding sequence ATGGAAGTGCTTTTCAGGGAGCGACAGCGATTCAGGCAGGTATGGCTTTGGGTGATTATACTTGGTGTCGCCATTCTTATCTGGACGGGCTTTGTGTACCAGGTACTGCTGGGTGGCGCATTCGGCAACAAACCTGCCTCGGATATGCAGCTGGCTATACTTGCCGCCCTGATTGGGGTGGGGCTGCCTTACTTTTTCTACAAAATGTCGCTTACCACCGAAGTATACCCCGGAGAGCTGCAGGTACGGTTCTGGCCCTTCCATTTAAAGCCGGTAACGGTGCCGCTGCATGAGCTGCGCGAGTATGAACAGGTCACCTACAACCCCATTGGCGAATATGGCGGTTGGGGCATCCGTTGGACGTTTAACGGCAAAGCCTACAATGTATATGGTAACCGGGGCGTAAAATTATACTTCTACAACCGCAAGCCCCTGCTTATCGGCTCCCAACGGGCTGACGAGCTGTTTAAAGCGATCACGTTAGCCCGGCAAAAGGTATAA
- a CDS encoding DUF421 domain-containing protein translates to MADLFDTALGLDESTLTWWQMSLRAVVVFIVALVIIQLGNQRIFGKNTAFDIVLGIIYGSILSRAITGNSPCWPTLCATLVLVLLHRLMAYIAYNTSGPFGDLIKGTPVLLVKEGQVLEKKLKENSLTDNDLEEAMRKKGVLNVEDIQTAYLERSGDISIIKKS, encoded by the coding sequence ATGGCGGACCTTTTTGATACGGCGCTGGGCTTAGATGAATCTACCTTAACGTGGTGGCAGATGTCGCTGCGGGCGGTGGTTGTGTTTATCGTAGCGCTGGTCATCATCCAGCTCGGAAACCAGCGCATATTCGGCAAGAATACGGCTTTTGATATTGTGCTGGGCATTATCTATGGCTCCATCCTGAGCCGCGCTATTACCGGCAATTCCCCTTGCTGGCCTACCCTGTGTGCCACTTTGGTACTGGTGCTGCTGCACAGGCTTATGGCTTACATCGCTTATAATACATCCGGGCCATTCGGCGATCTGATAAAGGGAACACCAGTGCTGCTGGTAAAAGAAGGGCAGGTGCTGGAAAAGAAGCTGAAGGAAAATAGCTTGACGGACAATGACCTGGAGGAAGCCATGCGCAAAAAGGGTGTTCTAAATGTAGAGGACATTCAGACCGCATACCTGGAACGTAGCGGCGATATCAGCATTATCAAAAAAAGTTAG
- the dnaE gene encoding DNA polymerase III subunit alpha, which yields MPVFSHLHTHTQYSLLDGQASIGALMKKAQADGMPAVAMTDHGNMFAAFNFVAEANKYNVKPIVGCEFYLVKDRHLKTFTKEQKDVRHHQLLLAKDQEGYQNLAKLCSLSYIEGIYSKWPRIDKELLQKYSKGLIATSCCIGAELPQAILWKGEAEAEELLKWWLDLFGEDYYIELQRHGLQNIDGTGKSQEDVNQVLLKFAHKYNIKVICTNDSHYVDQDDWNAHDILLCVNTGEDQSTPVGDFATKYYRFLSDDQKVIYDTVDNVRSKYGHQSNVRQMLNRIDEAGPKTRFGFPNDQFYFKTQAEMNQLFLDVPQAVDNTNEIVDKITPPKLKRDILLPNFPIPAEHANADAFLRHLTYVGAKKRYIDITPEIEERLDYELRIIETMGFAGYFLIVQDFINKGRDMGVAVGPGRGSAAGSAVAYCVGITNIDPIKYSLLFERFLNPERVSMPDIDIDFDDVNRQRVIDYVVDKYGKTQVAQIITFGTMAAKSSIKDVARSTSLPLAEANELAKMVPETPGTTLAKAFMENLELAAIREGTDARAAVLKLAEKLEGSVRNTGIHAAGVIIAPDDITNYIPVSTSKDSDLLVTQFDGKVIESAGMLKMDFLGLKTLTIIKDAIELIEKNHGVKIDIDEIPIDDEKTFQLYQRGDTIGTFQFESEGMRMYLKDLQPTNIEDLIAMNALYRPGPMQFIPNFINRKHGREEVEYPHELLKPILEYSYGIMVYQEQIMQTAQILAGYSLGGADLLRRAMGKKDMKKMAEEREKFIAGAAEIHKIPPKKASEVFDVMEKFAQYGFNRSHSAAYSVVAYQTGYLKAHYPAEYMAAVLTNNMNDIKKVTFFIEEARKQGVQVLGPDVNESLLKFNVNEQGHIRFGLAAIKGTGESAVDAIISEREKNGMYQDIFDFAKRVNLRAVNKKTFESMALAGAFDSWGLYHRAQLIEVPEGESMPLLEKAVRYGNNYQAEQQAAQQSLFGGGAAVSAPMPKIPEVPVWTQAEMLRREKEVVGFYMSGHPLDQFKLEIDSYCTCSLDRIEEYKNRDVNVAGMVAEVVLRTAKNGNPFALFSIEDYDSTMQMALFGEDYVKFSPYLKTGLYLFIRGKVQLRYKTEDQWELKPTNIQLLGDITDKMAQGVQLNINLQHFNQGLAEALEGAIIACPGHKRLEITLHVPEEKLALPMYSRKYRIDPKLFLSSIKELGLGECKLI from the coding sequence ATGCCTGTTTTTTCGCATTTACATACCCATACGCAGTACTCGCTCCTCGACGGCCAGGCCAGCATCGGCGCGCTCATGAAAAAGGCGCAGGCCGATGGCATGCCCGCAGTAGCCATGACAGACCACGGCAACATGTTTGCCGCTTTCAACTTCGTGGCCGAAGCCAACAAGTATAACGTGAAGCCGATCGTGGGCTGCGAGTTTTACCTGGTGAAAGACCGCCACCTGAAAACCTTTACCAAGGAGCAAAAGGACGTGCGCCACCACCAGCTGCTGCTGGCCAAAGACCAGGAGGGTTACCAGAACCTGGCCAAACTGTGCTCGCTATCTTACATCGAGGGCATTTACAGCAAGTGGCCGCGCATCGACAAGGAACTGCTGCAGAAGTATAGCAAAGGCCTGATCGCGACCAGCTGCTGCATCGGGGCCGAGCTGCCGCAGGCCATCCTCTGGAAAGGCGAAGCCGAAGCCGAAGAGCTGCTGAAGTGGTGGCTCGATCTGTTTGGCGAGGATTACTACATCGAGCTGCAGCGCCACGGCCTGCAGAACATCGACGGCACCGGCAAAAGCCAGGAAGACGTGAACCAGGTGCTGCTCAAGTTCGCCCACAAGTATAACATCAAGGTGATCTGCACCAACGACTCGCACTACGTGGATCAGGACGACTGGAACGCTCACGATATTCTGCTGTGCGTGAACACCGGCGAAGACCAGAGCACCCCGGTAGGTGATTTTGCCACTAAATATTACCGTTTCCTGTCGGATGACCAGAAAGTGATCTACGACACCGTGGACAACGTGCGCAGCAAGTATGGCCATCAATCCAATGTGCGCCAGATGCTTAACCGCATCGACGAGGCTGGTCCGAAAACACGTTTTGGTTTCCCCAACGACCAGTTCTACTTCAAGACGCAGGCCGAGATGAACCAGCTCTTCCTGGACGTGCCGCAGGCGGTAGATAACACCAACGAGATCGTAGACAAGATCACGCCGCCCAAACTAAAACGTGACATCCTGCTGCCCAACTTCCCGATCCCGGCAGAGCATGCCAATGCCGATGCCTTCCTGCGCCACCTGACGTATGTAGGGGCCAAAAAACGCTATATCGATATCACACCTGAGATAGAGGAGCGCCTGGATTACGAGCTGCGCATTATCGAAACGATGGGCTTTGCCGGGTACTTCCTCATCGTGCAGGATTTCATCAACAAGGGCCGCGACATGGGCGTGGCTGTTGGGCCGGGCCGTGGGTCGGCAGCTGGTTCAGCGGTGGCGTACTGCGTGGGCATCACCAACATCGACCCAATCAAGTATAGCCTGCTGTTCGAGCGCTTCCTGAATCCGGAGCGTGTGTCGATGCCCGATATTGATATTGACTTTGACGACGTGAACCGCCAGCGCGTGATCGATTACGTGGTGGACAAGTATGGCAAAACGCAGGTAGCCCAGATCATCACCTTCGGTACGATGGCAGCTAAATCGTCGATCAAAGATGTAGCGCGCTCTACCTCCCTGCCGCTGGCCGAGGCCAACGAACTGGCCAAAATGGTACCGGAAACCCCGGGCACCACGCTGGCTAAGGCTTTTATGGAGAACCTGGAGCTGGCCGCCATCCGTGAAGGCACCGATGCCCGGGCTGCCGTGCTGAAACTGGCCGAAAAGCTGGAAGGCTCGGTGCGTAACACAGGTATCCATGCCGCCGGCGTGATCATTGCCCCGGATGATATCACCAATTACATCCCGGTTTCTACCTCCAAAGATTCGGACCTGCTGGTAACGCAGTTCGACGGCAAGGTGATCGAGAGCGCGGGCATGCTGAAGATGGACTTCCTGGGCCTCAAAACCCTCACCATCATCAAAGATGCCATCGAGCTGATCGAGAAAAACCACGGTGTAAAGATCGACATTGACGAGATTCCGATAGACGACGAGAAAACGTTCCAGCTCTACCAGCGCGGCGATACCATCGGCACGTTCCAGTTCGAGTCCGAAGGCATGCGCATGTACTTAAAAGACCTGCAGCCAACCAACATCGAAGACCTGATCGCGATGAACGCCTTGTACCGCCCGGGCCCAATGCAGTTCATTCCGAACTTCATCAACCGCAAGCACGGCCGCGAAGAGGTAGAATACCCGCACGAACTGCTCAAACCCATTCTGGAGTACTCCTACGGCATTATGGTGTACCAGGAGCAGATCATGCAGACGGCCCAGATCCTGGCCGGCTACTCGCTGGGCGGCGCCGATTTGCTGCGCCGCGCCATGGGTAAAAAGGACATGAAAAAGATGGCCGAGGAGCGTGAGAAGTTCATTGCCGGTGCTGCCGAGATCCATAAGATCCCGCCCAAGAAAGCCTCCGAGGTGTTCGACGTGATGGAGAAGTTTGCCCAGTACGGCTTTAACCGCTCCCACTCGGCTGCCTATTCGGTGGTGGCTTACCAGACCGGCTACCTCAAGGCCCACTACCCAGCCGAATACATGGCTGCCGTGCTCACTAACAACATGAACGACATAAAGAAGGTGACGTTCTTTATTGAGGAGGCGCGCAAGCAGGGCGTACAGGTGCTGGGACCGGACGTGAACGAATCGCTTTTGAAATTTAACGTCAACGAGCAGGGCCACATTCGTTTTGGCCTGGCGGCGATAAAAGGAACCGGCGAATCGGCGGTGGATGCCATCATCTCGGAAAGAGAAAAGAACGGCATGTACCAGGATATTTTCGATTTTGCCAAGCGCGTGAATTTGCGGGCCGTGAACAAGAAGACCTTTGAAAGTATGGCTTTGGCCGGCGCCTTTGACTCCTGGGGGCTCTACCACCGCGCGCAGCTGATCGAAGTGCCCGAGGGCGAAAGTATGCCTCTGCTGGAGAAGGCCGTGCGCTATGGCAACAACTACCAGGCAGAGCAGCAGGCTGCGCAGCAGTCGTTGTTTGGGGGCGGTGCGGCCGTATCGGCGCCCATGCCCAAAATACCCGAAGTACCCGTATGGACGCAGGCCGAAATGCTGCGCCGCGAAAAAGAAGTAGTCGGTTTCTACATGTCGGGCCACCCGCTCGACCAGTTCAAACTCGAGATCGACTCTTACTGCACCTGCTCGCTGGACCGCATCGAAGAGTATAAGAACCGCGATGTGAATGTAGCCGGCATGGTGGCGGAAGTAGTATTGCGCACCGCCAAGAACGGTAATCCGTTTGCCCTGTTCTCTATCGAGGATTATGACTCGACGATGCAGATGGCGCTGTTCGGGGAAGATTACGTGAAGTTTTCGCCCTACCTGAAAACGGGTTTATACCTGTTTATCCGGGGCAAAGTGCAGCTGCGCTACAAAACCGAGGACCAGTGGGAGCTGAAGCCCACCAACATCCAGCTGCTCGGCGACATTACTGATAAAATGGCACAGGGCGTACAGCTCAACATCAACCTGCAGCACTTTAACCAGGGATTGGCCGAGGCACTGGAAGGCGCCATTATTGCCTGCCCGGGCCACAAACGCCTGGAAATCACCTTGCATGTGCCCGAAGAGAAACTGGCCCTGCCGATGTACTCGCGCAAGTATAGGATCGATCCGAAACTGTTTCTGAGTTCGATCAAGGAACTGGGACTGGGCGAATGTAAGCTGATTTGA
- a CDS encoding TVP38/TMEM64 family protein: MKKLPLLRKLFRENASTFISMLLLVVVPVAVSSTLAYVLYDHQTLLQQLTWWQMGLYFVAVSITMAVALTPTTFVALASGFYLGWSGFPGIVVSYGVAALVGYSLARLIDHGKMMSFLNRFENARNLMQELRAESWSLIFLTRISPVLPFALMNFVLSLLQVNKSKFFVASIVGMLPRTVFFFWIGTQASDILNLLQNPETGGSGKLLMIALIIISIGGLYFVFDRALKKALRNATVKNSENF, translated from the coding sequence ATGAAGAAATTACCCCTGCTACGAAAGCTGTTCCGCGAAAATGCCTCTACGTTCATTTCCATGCTGTTGTTGGTGGTGGTGCCGGTAGCGGTGAGCTCTACGCTGGCCTACGTGCTCTATGATCACCAAACGCTGCTGCAGCAATTAACGTGGTGGCAAATGGGGCTATACTTCGTAGCAGTATCTATAACCATGGCCGTGGCCCTGACACCTACCACCTTTGTGGCGCTGGCCAGTGGCTTTTACCTGGGCTGGAGCGGTTTTCCGGGCATTGTAGTGTCGTATGGGGTGGCCGCCCTGGTGGGCTACAGCCTGGCTCGGCTTATTGACCATGGCAAGATGATGAGTTTTCTCAACCGCTTCGAAAATGCCCGTAACCTGATGCAGGAGCTGCGCGCCGAAAGCTGGAGCCTGATCTTTCTGACCCGCATTTCGCCGGTGCTGCCCTTTGCCCTGATGAACTTTGTACTTTCGCTGCTGCAGGTAAACAAGAGCAAATTTTTTGTTGCCAGCATTGTGGGCATGCTGCCGCGTACGGTTTTCTTCTTCTGGATTGGCACGCAGGCCAGCGATATTTTAAATTTATTGCAGAACCCCGAAACAGGCGGCAGCGGCAAGCTGCTCATGATCGCGCTGATAATCATTTCGATAGGCGGTTTATACTTTGTTTTTGACCGGGCCCTGAAGAAAGCCCTGCGGAATGCAACCGTAAAAAACAGCGAAAATTTTTAA
- a CDS encoding JAB domain-containing protein — MEKLIKNASFQVAEVKLSYRNRIKPSERPQITSSTDSYNVLRESWNTGKIQFVEQFKVMLLNRANRILGIYELSTGGVAGTVADPKLIFVAALKACASAIILCHNHPSGNTKPSTADLQLTKKMKQAGELLDITVLDHIIITSESYYSLADEGLL; from the coding sequence ATGGAAAAGCTCATCAAAAACGCCTCCTTTCAGGTTGCTGAAGTTAAGCTCTCTTACCGCAACCGCATCAAACCATCCGAAAGACCACAGATCACCTCTTCCACCGATAGCTACAACGTGCTCAGGGAAAGCTGGAACACAGGCAAGATCCAGTTTGTAGAGCAATTCAAGGTTATGCTCCTCAACAGGGCCAACCGGATACTGGGCATCTACGAACTCTCCACCGGGGGCGTAGCTGGGACTGTAGCAGATCCCAAGCTCATCTTTGTGGCAGCTTTGAAAGCCTGTGCCAGCGCCATCATCCTTTGCCACAACCATCCTTCCGGCAACACCAAACCTAGTACGGCGGACCTGCAGCTCACCAAGAAGATGAAACAGGCCGGGGAACTGCTCGACATAACAGTGCTGGATCACATCATCATCACCAGCGAGAGTTATTACTCACTGGCAGACGAGGGGCTTTTATAG
- a CDS encoding OmpA/MotB family protein has translation MKFNFFKASLSLLLCTTLMASCVSSKKYEDLKASKDALQAEQAASKQKVDELSASLKEREQKLADMERQMNEQSKALSNLKNEINASLKDFNQGDLHVEIRDGKVYVSLSDKLLFATGSTKVNPTGQKALNQLVDVLKKNQEVGIMVEGHTDDVEVLPGTKKIADNWDLSVLRATEITRLLTQKGLTPDRVTPSGRAYYQPADTGRTAAAKAKNRRTEIILTPDLTEVYKVLGIQAQAQAQN, from the coding sequence ATGAAATTCAACTTCTTCAAAGCATCCCTGTCCTTGTTGCTGTGCACTACGCTGATGGCGTCTTGCGTATCTTCTAAAAAGTACGAAGACCTGAAAGCCAGCAAAGATGCCCTTCAGGCGGAACAAGCTGCCTCTAAGCAAAAAGTAGACGAACTTTCTGCCAGCTTAAAAGAGCGCGAGCAAAAACTTGCTGATATGGAGCGCCAGATGAACGAGCAGAGCAAGGCGTTAAGTAACCTGAAGAATGAAATCAATGCATCGCTGAAAGACTTTAACCAAGGCGACCTGCATGTAGAGATCAGAGATGGTAAGGTTTATGTTTCTTTGTCTGATAAGTTGTTGTTTGCTACTGGTAGCACCAAAGTAAACCCAACCGGCCAGAAAGCCCTGAACCAACTGGTAGACGTGCTGAAGAAAAACCAGGAAGTGGGTATCATGGTAGAAGGCCACACAGATGACGTGGAAGTATTGCCAGGTACAAAGAAAATTGCTGACAACTGGGATCTGAGCGTATTGCGTGCTACAGAGATCACACGTTTGTTAACGCAGAAAGGCTTAACTCCTGACCGAGTAACTCCTTCAGGCCGTGCTTACTACCAGCCAGCTGACACAGGCCGTACAGCAGCCGCTAAAGCGAAGAACCGTCGTACAGAGATCATCCTGACGCCAGATCTGACTGAGGTTTACAAAGTATTGGGTATCCAGGCGCAGGCCCAGGCTCAAAACTAA
- a CDS encoding MFS transporter, whose product MAEAEIEVKSKLAGMFRALRHKNYRLFFLGQGISLIGTWMERIAMSWLVYRLTDSAFLLGMVSFCSLVPSFLLGPFAGVYSDRFDRHKILLITQALFMLQASIVAALVLTNTVQVWHIMALSVFMGLVNAFDTATRQAFVIELVEEREDLSNAIALNSSMFNVARLVGPSVAGLVIAAVGEGACFLINALSYIAVIGSLLFIHLKPYERRLQEHKVWQQMKEGFHYTFSFAPIRAIILVVASMSLLGMPFTVLMPVYARDILGGDASTLGLLMGATGIGALGGALFLAPRKSAMGLGKVIVVAALLFGLGLVAFSVSRVMWLSLLFMLVTGFGMIVQMASCNTILQTIVDDDKRGRVMSFYAMAFMGMAPFGSLLAGAFADRYGVVHTLLGSGILVILSIIPFALQLSRLREMVYPIYRRLGIMPEIATGLQVATNLSGPGEEASP is encoded by the coding sequence ATGGCAGAAGCGGAAATTGAAGTAAAAAGTAAACTGGCCGGTATGTTCCGGGCCCTGCGGCACAAGAATTACCGGTTATTTTTTCTGGGGCAAGGGATTTCGCTGATCGGTACCTGGATGGAGCGCATTGCCATGAGCTGGCTGGTATACCGCCTCACCGACTCGGCCTTTCTGCTGGGCATGGTCAGTTTCTGTAGCCTGGTACCCTCTTTCCTGCTCGGACCCTTTGCAGGCGTTTACTCCGACCGGTTTGACAGGCACAAGATCCTCCTTATCACCCAGGCCTTATTTATGTTGCAGGCAAGTATTGTGGCGGCGCTGGTGCTTACCAACACGGTTCAGGTATGGCATATTATGGCGCTCAGCGTGTTTATGGGCCTTGTAAATGCCTTTGATACCGCTACCCGGCAGGCCTTTGTGATCGAACTGGTAGAGGAGCGGGAGGATCTCAGCAATGCCATTGCGCTCAATTCTTCCATGTTCAATGTCGCGCGCCTGGTGGGCCCTTCGGTGGCCGGCCTGGTGATTGCTGCAGTAGGGGAGGGTGCCTGCTTTCTGATCAATGCCCTGAGTTATATCGCCGTGATCGGCTCGTTGCTCTTTATCCACCTCAAACCCTACGAACGCAGGTTGCAGGAGCACAAAGTATGGCAGCAGATGAAGGAAGGCTTTCACTATACATTCAGCTTTGCACCCATTCGGGCCATTATTCTGGTGGTAGCCAGCATGAGTTTGCTAGGCATGCCGTTTACGGTGCTCATGCCGGTATACGCCCGCGACATACTGGGAGGCGATGCCAGTACGCTGGGCCTTTTGATGGGCGCAACGGGCATCGGGGCGCTGGGCGGGGCCCTGTTCCTGGCGCCGCGTAAATCTGCCATGGGCCTGGGCAAAGTCATTGTAGTGGCGGCTCTGCTGTTTGGTTTGGGACTAGTGGCTTTTTCCGTTTCCCGCGTGATGTGGCTCTCGCTGCTGTTTATGCTGGTTACAGGCTTTGGGATGATCGTGCAGATGGCCTCCTGCAATACCATTCTGCAAACCATTGTGGATGATGACAAGCGGGGGCGTGTAATGAGCTTTTATGCAATGGCCTTTATGGGAATGGCGCCTTTCGGGAGCTTGCTGGCCGGTGCCTTTGCCGACAGATACGGGGTGGTGCATACCTTGCTGGGCAGCGGCATACTGGTAATACTTTCCATTATCCCGTTTGCCCTGCAGCTAAGCCGTCTGCGGGAAATGGTATACCCTATTTACCGCCGCCTGGGCATCATGCCTGAGATTGCCACCGGGCTGCAGGTAGCCACCAACCTATCCGGGCCCGGCGAAGAAGCCTCTCCGTGA
- a CDS encoding cystathionine gamma-synthase: MKFGTKAIHAGVEPDPTTGAIMTPIYQTSTYVQRSPGDHKGYEYSRTHNPTRTQLQNALAALENGKHALCFASGMAAIDAVIKLLAPGDEVISTNDLYGGSYRIFTKIFQNYGIKFHFTNMADLSKVEALVNENTKMIWVETPTNPLLNIIDIKGCAAIAKKHNLLLVADNTFATPYLQTPLDLGADIVMHSLTKYMGGHSDVVMGALIVQNDDLHERLAFIQNACGGTPGPQDCFLILRGLKTLHLRMERHCQNGRKIAEYLRSNPKVAKVYWPGFEDHNNHAVAKEQMNDFGGMISFVLEGDRVEDATRVLEKLKYFALAESLGGVESLCGHPATMTHASIPQEARIKAGLSDSLIRLSVGVEDAEDLIADLEQAIG; this comes from the coding sequence ATGAAATTCGGAACAAAAGCCATACACGCTGGTGTAGAACCAGATCCAACCACAGGCGCCATTATGACGCCTATTTACCAGACATCTACCTATGTGCAACGCTCGCCCGGCGACCACAAAGGGTATGAATATTCGCGCACGCACAACCCCACCCGCACGCAGCTGCAGAACGCGCTGGCAGCCCTGGAGAACGGCAAGCATGCCCTTTGCTTTGCCTCCGGCATGGCCGCCATCGACGCGGTTATAAAGCTGCTGGCTCCTGGCGATGAAGTGATCTCGACCAACGACCTGTATGGTGGCAGCTACCGCATTTTTACCAAGATCTTTCAGAACTACGGTATCAAGTTCCACTTTACCAACATGGCCGACCTGAGCAAGGTAGAGGCACTGGTAAACGAGAACACCAAAATGATCTGGGTAGAAACGCCTACCAACCCGCTGCTCAATATCATCGATATCAAAGGCTGCGCGGCTATTGCTAAAAAGCACAACCTGCTGCTGGTAGCGGATAACACCTTTGCCACGCCGTACCTGCAAACGCCGCTCGACCTGGGTGCGGACATTGTGATGCACTCGCTAACCAAGTATATGGGCGGCCACTCGGATGTGGTGATGGGCGCCTTGATCGTGCAGAACGATGACCTGCACGAGCGGCTGGCCTTTATCCAGAATGCCTGCGGCGGCACGCCCGGCCCACAGGATTGCTTTTTGATACTGCGCGGCTTAAAAACGCTGCACCTGCGCATGGAGCGCCATTGCCAGAATGGCCGTAAGATTGCCGAGTACCTGCGCAGCAACCCGAAAGTGGCCAAAGTATACTGGCCGGGTTTTGAAGACCACAACAACCACGCGGTGGCCAAAGAGCAGATGAATGACTTTGGGGGCATGATCTCGTTTGTGCTGGAAGGCGACAGGGTAGAAGATGCTACCCGTGTGCTGGAAAAACTGAAATACTTTGCTTTGGCAGAATCGCTGGGCGGTGTGGAATCGCTTTGCGGCCACCCGGCCACCATGACGCACGCCAGCATTCCGCAGGAAGCGCGCATTAAAGCCGGCCTCAGCGACTCGCTGATTCGCCTGAGCGTAGGCGTGGAAGATGCCGAAGACCTGATCGCGGATCTGGAGCAGGCAATCGGATAG
- the trxA gene encoding thioredoxin: MANKAIEITDANFDEIINSDKPVLVDFWAEWCGPCRMVGPIVEELAGEYEGKVVIGKVDVDANPQTSAKFGIRSIPTLLVFKGGQVVDKQVGAVPKNVLSQKLEAQMA, encoded by the coding sequence ATGGCTAACAAAGCAATAGAAATCACAGACGCGAATTTTGATGAGATCATCAATTCAGATAAACCCGTATTGGTAGACTTTTGGGCCGAGTGGTGCGGTCCGTGCCGTATGGTAGGCCCGATCGTGGAAGAGCTGGCCGGCGAGTATGAAGGCAAAGTTGTGATCGGTAAAGTAGACGTAGACGCTAACCCGCAAACTTCTGCCAAGTTCGGTATCCGCAGCATCCCAACGCTGTTGGTGTTCAAAGGCGGACAGGTAGTAGACAAGCAAGTAGGCGCTGTGCCTAAAAACGTGCTGTCGCAGAAACTCGAAGCCCAAATGGCCTAA
- a CDS encoding DUF5329 family protein, whose translation MLRCMMAGAALLLALATLNPTQAQQSANHTSESTGDSASLSESQKVQQLINCVRNMKEATFIRNGSSYTCQQAADHLQAKWEKHQQEVKTATNFIDALASKSGMSGKPYQIRFADGRTVNCSEVLHQELAKMKQ comes from the coding sequence ATGTTACGTTGTATGATGGCAGGTGCAGCCCTGCTACTTGCCCTGGCGACACTAAACCCTACACAGGCGCAGCAAAGCGCAAACCATACTTCTGAAAGTACCGGAGACAGCGCCAGCCTGTCAGAAAGCCAGAAAGTGCAACAGCTCATCAACTGCGTGCGCAACATGAAGGAGGCGACCTTTATCCGCAACGGCAGCAGTTATACTTGCCAGCAGGCCGCCGACCATCTGCAGGCCAAATGGGAAAAGCACCAGCAGGAAGTGAAAACAGCCACTAACTTTATAGATGCGCTTGCCTCTAAATCGGGTATGTCGGGCAAACCGTACCAGATCCGTTTTGCCGATGGCAGGACTGTAAACTGCTCCGAAGTGCTGCACCAGGAACTGGCCAAAATGAAACAGTAG
- a CDS encoding REP-associated tyrosine transposase produces MVPGGLYFLTMTVVDWVDVFTRPVYKHIIVEALRFCQEHKGLKLYAWCLMSNHLHLIASTAEEHKSLSDILRDFKGYTSRKIVACIQEEPESRRQWLLHRFEFNAHLNPKVRHYKVWQDGNEAKELISNAFMDQKLNYIHENPVRAEIVEEPEYYRYSSAANYAGFQGLLEIEFMD; encoded by the coding sequence ATTGTACCCGGCGGTTTATACTTTCTGACCATGACGGTAGTGGATTGGGTGGATGTGTTTACGCGCCCAGTGTACAAGCACATCATAGTGGAGGCGCTGAGATTTTGCCAGGAGCATAAAGGACTAAAGTTGTATGCCTGGTGCCTCATGAGCAACCACCTGCACCTAATCGCCTCCACAGCAGAGGAACATAAGAGCTTATCTGATATTCTGCGCGATTTCAAAGGTTATACTAGCCGTAAAATCGTGGCTTGCATACAGGAAGAGCCGGAAAGCAGAAGGCAATGGCTACTGCACCGCTTCGAATTCAACGCGCATCTCAACCCAAAAGTGCGGCACTACAAAGTATGGCAGGACGGCAACGAAGCAAAGGAACTTATCAGCAATGCTTTCATGGACCAGAAGCTAAATTATATACATGAAAACCCGGTGCGTGCTGAAATAGTAGAAGAGCCTGAGTATTACAGGTATAGCTCCGCTGCAAATTATGCTGGTTTTCAGGGCTTGCTAGAAATTGAGTTTATGGATTGA